Below is a window of Malania oleifera isolate guangnan ecotype guangnan chromosome 1, ASM2987363v1, whole genome shotgun sequence DNA.
AAGCACTAGTGCAGCAGCAGCTGCTGCAATTTGAAATGGATGACCGCTGCTACAACAACAGCAACAATAACAATACACATTTGATGCAAGAGGCGGCGATCCATGACTCGAATCATCTTCATAGccaccaccatcatcatcatcatcatcatgagATGGTGTCATATGATCATCATAATCAGCAGTGCATGCGCAACAACTGGGACACTGGTGATCATGTCCACGAACAGATGCAAGATTTGGGCGTCAATGGTCACCAGGTCTTCATGAACAATTCATCTTTACCTGCAGATCAAACTACCCCTCTATTCGCTCCGGCAGCTCCTGAACTTCTGAATCTCTTCCACTTGCCCCGATGCTCTGCCTCGGGCGCCTCAAGTTTGCTCCCCAACATTGGTTCTTCAAGTATCTCATTCGCCACAGCAGCAAACCCCAACCACAACTCGGCGAGCATGCAAGCTGCCTCTTCCCTAGGCCTTCTCGGAGATCACCTCCCTAATTCCGTAGACATTAATGCTACTGCTCCTCCCGCATCTGGTACTGTTTTGTTCGATCCCCTGTTTCACTTGAATCTCTCTCCACAGCCTCCTCTTTTCCGAGAACTATTTCAATCTTTGCCCCGCGGCTACAGCTTGCCGGCCTCAGGAGTTGGAGCCGGCTCCTTGTTCGGCAGTACCGATGGCTGCGCTGATCATGAGCATGAGATGCTCAGCGGTGGGCATGCCTACCACAGCGGAGACCATCACGGGGTGCACTTCGACAATGGAGTTTTGGAGTTCACAAGGGACATTGATGTTGCCTATAAAGCTAGGAGCAGGGGATTAGCCGCGAGGAAGGGCACCAAACACTTCGCTACGGAGAGACAGAGGAGAGAACACCTGAATGACAAGTTCAAGGCCTTGGGGAGCCTGGTTCCCAACCCCACCAAGGTAATATCAAATTGATCATATGTatgaaattaattaatcaatttctTCAATCGGTCCTCCAAATAATATTGGCTGTTCaattaatgcatttaattttacaAAAACAATTAATCAGGCTGACAGAGCATCTGTGGTGGGAGATGCTATTGAATACATCAAGGAGCTTCGGAGAACAGTGAATGAGCTGAAAATCCTGGTGGAGAAGAAGAGATGTGGGAGTGAAAGGAGCAAGAGGCACAAGACGACAACGGCGACGGATCAAGCTGATACTATTATTAACGCTACTGCTGCGGCGGCGGCTGGTGAAATGGATATAGAGAGCTGCAGCATCAACAAGCTTCTGGGCTTCGGCGGGGCTGGCGCCGACGCAGACCAATCCTCCTACGCCAATAATGGGTCCCTGAGAAGCTCCTGGCTTCAGCGGAAATCCAAAGACACCGAAGTCGATGTTCGGATCGTGGAAGACGAAGTCAACATCAAACTCGTTCAGCGCAAGAGAATCAATTGCTTGCTCTACGTGTCTAAAACCCTCGACGAACTGCACTTGGATCTCCACCACGTCGCCGGCGGCCACATTGGCGATCACTACAGCTTCTTGTTCAATACGAAGGTATGAGCCAATAATCGCTTACATATATTTATTTGATCCATTCCCATGATCAGTAGTAGTACTGTTTAATTAATTCATCACATTGATCACAGTAGTACATGTGAATTTTGAATCATTTTGATTGTAGATATATGAAGGCTCGTCTGTGTATGCGAGTGCGATTGCCAACAAACTCATTGAGAGCGTGGACAGACAGTATTCAGCCACTCCCTCTACCACTAGCTTTTAGCGCAGCCTGGCCTTTTTATGATTGAGGTCTTATTTATGAACAATGGAaagtctttaattttttttttctaattattattgttattatcattatatatgtgtgcttatatttatgttttcatcCCTTGTTATATGTAATTgtcattttattatataattgaTACATAGGAATAGGAGTGATGATATGTAGTTGGatggaatggaatcaaatttatcacttgatttttttattttctctatttaatattttattttattttattttataaatcttCATTTTATATATTAGTTTAGATGTAAATATACAGCAAATTCTTTGAGTAATTCATAGCAACCGGTTAGGTAAGGGATGTTCATGTCATTCATTTACAAATGAATTTAAGGAGCATTTGTAATGTAAGACACCCACTcgaaataattaggaaaaaatttcAACTCAATTTGTAAATGTTGAATAAAATTACAACTCAttggagtatgaattttgaactttagaTATGAATTTGGGTAGATtcggacaaattttaatataattttatgttatatcttatccaaattcagtacaaatccaaattcaagtacTACACAAACATAGAGTTATAGTCTCATTAAACCCAATTCCTCCCATTGAATTGTCACTTGGGCAATCACTAAGACCCCATTTGGAAATTGAGAAATCTTAGGCAAaagaaatgaagaaagaaaaaaaaaatctaaaccaatgaaatatgattttaaacaccatttacattaaatttataaaatttttaatctcattaaactaaaattttaatttttagtaatatttgatatagaaaaaaataaaaattaaatcttttcTTGTCCttacttttcctttttccttaatCCAAACTGTGTCCAAGTCTTTCTCGAGAGGAAATGTGAGGAAGGGAAAAAAAGGAATAAGGGCGATTTAGTGTTTCATTTACTTGCAATAAACCTTATGAAACTCATTAAATAAAGAATTATAAAACTCGATTAAATTTTGACTAATGTTCATTTGCACTTTAAAAATTATAGAGTAACTAACTCTAAAGTCCAATaatagtgtttgggagcatgactttttgactttgaatttgaatttaggtTTATTTGAATAAAATTCGATACAGTTTTATATTACatgttttttaaatttacattaatCCAAATTTAAGGTCTCTTTCAAATATAAGATGTAAGAATTAGAAAGGAAGAAAACTTGAATGGAGGATAAGAGGAAGAAAACAGAACAGTAGGACAATATCTGAGTGCATTCTAGAAATATTGTAAAGGttcttgttggcctaataaggcttacaaatcttattttgatgataacaaatcaagagaatttaacttgttttggttaaagtaatgatatttcaggaattaagcattagagttcaagatcaagagtACATTAATAGCCTACATTCCAAataagtgatcaaaagaaagctcaacagattaaagtttgaaaaatcttatgaaagcttaaagaatgttgaagctcaaagtCAAGGCAGACTCAAAGGAaaacatacatgaagacttcacacttcaaattttttaatattgTAAAGGCAGACTCGAATGTTTTTAATCAGCCCTTGCCTACTAACATTATGAATAAGCATTCAAACAGAAGGAACACATAATCAGATTAGGGTTCTGTGAATATTAAGCATAAAATATCAAAGGGGTTTTTAATACtcacaataataataaagtaggaagaaatctaaaatgcaag
It encodes the following:
- the LOC131164628 gene encoding transcription factor bHLH91-like; this translates as MYHEDAASSFDPNSTADDGFSQTGPTIDCPVLPPPPPLVPANTTEDQNNIQLPNFSVEQFSNSQHRNPPPPDHHQDGGAAAAAAAVETEALVQQQLLQFEMDDRCYNNSNNNNTHLMQEAAIHDSNHLHSHHHHHHHHHEMVSYDHHNQQCMRNNWDTGDHVHEQMQDLGVNGHQVFMNNSSLPADQTTPLFAPAAPELLNLFHLPRCSASGASSLLPNIGSSSISFATAANPNHNSASMQAASSLGLLGDHLPNSVDINATAPPASGTVLFDPLFHLNLSPQPPLFRELFQSLPRGYSLPASGVGAGSLFGSTDGCADHEHEMLSGGHAYHSGDHHGVHFDNGVLEFTRDIDVAYKARSRGLAARKGTKHFATERQRREHLNDKFKALGSLVPNPTKADRASVVGDAIEYIKELRRTVNELKILVEKKRCGSERSKRHKTTTATDQADTIINATAAAAAGEMDIESCSINKLLGFGGAGADADQSSYANNGSLRSSWLQRKSKDTEVDVRIVEDEVNIKLVQRKRINCLLYVSKTLDELHLDLHHVAGGHIGDHYSFLFNTKIYEGSSVYASAIANKLIESVDRQYSATPSTTSF